A window of the Nitrosopumilus ureiphilus genome harbors these coding sequences:
- a CDS encoding glucose-1-phosphate thymidylyltransferase, producing MKGIILHGGHGTRLRPLTHTGPKQLLPIANKPMSEYCLESLRNAGITDIAVIIGGIGSNKVQEYYGDGKDFGVKLSYITQDFPKGIAHAVRLCKDFVGKEKFVVFLGDNIIQKDINEYVNDFVNSNDAASILLCEVDNPSQFGIAEIKNEKIIKLIEKPKNPKTNLAVTGIYFLTPIIFDLIDNLEPSWRNEFEIVDALQMLLDINKKIRYYMITDFWKDTGTPEDILQANKIILENMKSCSFGTNDDTVVIEGNVVIGEGTIIKNGSKIIGPVIIGKNCIVSDNSYIGPNTSVGDNTHLSYCTVKNSIIMSDCIIDCNIKIKNSIISSNSKISKIESNNEEKVFLLGEGTKINL from the coding sequence ATGAAAGGAATTATTTTACATGGAGGACATGGAACTAGATTACGTCCTTTAACTCATACTGGCCCAAAACAACTTCTTCCTATTGCTAATAAACCAATGTCCGAATATTGTTTAGAATCTTTAAGAAATGCTGGAATTACTGATATTGCAGTAATAATTGGCGGAATTGGTTCAAACAAAGTACAAGAATATTATGGTGACGGTAAAGATTTTGGCGTAAAATTATCCTATATCACACAAGATTTTCCAAAAGGAATTGCTCATGCAGTAAGACTCTGTAAAGATTTTGTTGGAAAAGAAAAATTTGTTGTTTTTTTAGGTGATAATATTATTCAAAAAGATATTAACGAATATGTGAACGATTTTGTAAATTCAAATGATGCAGCATCTATTCTATTATGTGAAGTTGATAATCCCTCTCAGTTTGGAATTGCAGAAATAAAAAATGAAAAAATTATCAAATTAATTGAAAAACCTAAAAATCCTAAAACTAACTTAGCTGTTACTGGAATTTATTTTTTAACTCCTATAATTTTTGATCTTATTGATAATCTTGAACCTTCATGGAGAAATGAATTTGAAATTGTCGATGCACTTCAAATGTTGTTAGATATTAATAAAAAAATTCGTTATTATATGATAACTGATTTTTGGAAAGATACTGGAACACCAGAAGATATCCTTCAAGCCAATAAAATAATTCTTGAAAATATGAAATCTTGTTCTTTTGGAACTAATGATGATACAGTTGTAATTGAAGGAAATGTTGTAATTGGAGAAGGTACAATAATTAAAAATGGTTCTAAAATAATTGGCCCAGTTATAATTGGAAAAAATTGTATTGTTTCTGATAATTCGTATATAGGTCCAAACACTAGTGTTGGTGATAACACACACTTATCATATTGCACTGTAAAAAATTCAATTATAATGTCTGACTGTATAATTGATTGTAATATAAAAATAAAAAACAGTATTATTTCATCCAATTCTAAAATCTCAAAAATTGAATCTAATAATGAAGAAAAAGTTTTCTTACTTGGTGAAGGCACAAAAATTAATTTATAG
- a CDS encoding NAD-dependent epimerase/dehydratase family protein, translated as MNIKNKSILVTGGAGCVGSNIVKKLDEREAKITVIDNLSAYPFDYLHEYGVGNMESVRFVKGDINNNELISELIKNNDVVIHAAALADVGACVRNPHDEFQTNVKATQNILEICKKEEIQKFIFVSSASVYGEPKGQIFKESDACFPVSNYGLSKYWGEQQTRLYNELYDLPTTSIRFFSVYGSPQTPKLGSHSWAIAIFSMLAKKRKPITVFGDGNQIRDFTHVADIAESVVRSIDKDSTNGKFFNSGTGKPTTVNEIVKYVFENIEEVPIHYKPHPKGDPLGGYADVTLMKKYLNWEPKISLNQGIKEYFEWLANHENIVPDWI; from the coding sequence ATGAATATTAAAAATAAATCAATTTTGGTAACAGGTGGTGCTGGATGTGTTGGTAGTAACATAGTTAAAAAATTAGATGAACGTGAAGCAAAAATTACTGTTATTGATAATCTTTCAGCATATCCATTTGATTATTTGCATGAATATGGTGTAGGAAATATGGAAAGTGTGCGATTTGTTAAAGGAGATATTAACAACAATGAACTAATTTCAGAATTAATCAAAAATAATGATGTTGTTATACATGCTGCAGCATTAGCAGATGTAGGTGCATGTGTTAGAAATCCACATGATGAATTTCAAACGAATGTTAAAGCAACACAAAATATTCTAGAGATTTGTAAAAAAGAAGAGATTCAAAAATTTATTTTTGTATCATCGGCCTCAGTTTATGGTGAGCCCAAAGGACAGATCTTTAAAGAGAGTGATGCATGTTTCCCAGTTTCTAATTATGGACTTTCAAAATATTGGGGAGAACAACAAACTAGATTATACAATGAACTTTATGATTTGCCAACAACCTCAATTAGATTTTTTAGCGTTTATGGATCTCCACAAACTCCCAAATTAGGAAGTCATAGTTGGGCAATTGCCATATTTTCCATGTTAGCAAAAAAAAGAAAACCAATTACAGTTTTTGGAGATGGAAATCAAATTCGTGATTTTACACATGTTGCAGATATTGCAGAATCAGTAGTTCGTTCTATAGATAAAGATTCAACAAATGGTAAATTTTTTAATTCAGGAACAGGAAAACCAACAACGGTTAATGAAATTGTGAAGTATGTTTTTGAAAATATTGAAGAAGTTCCAATTCACTACAAACCACATCCCAAAGGTGATCCATTAGGCGGATATGCAGACGTTACATTAATGAAAAAATATCTTAATTGGGAACCTAAAATTTCATTGAATCAAGGAATAAAAGAATATTTTGAATGGTTAGCAAATCATGAAAATATAGTTCCAGATTGGATTTAA
- a CDS encoding PIG-L deacetylase family protein — protein MNILVIGAHPDDEVLGAGGTIAKHIRNGDNVFIVLFSVGHKPIQPKLKEQAYRALNVFNIKKENLFWLGCKSGQFDLESKLKVNSKLAEIIVKIKPTIVYTHFYGDAHQDHRFVFDSTMVACRPHQIRGIKTKNSWEGVEKILCYEVPSSTNWSGRLNENFNPTEFNVITEQDLKLKINAYNCYKDEVRSGNHPRSIESLKTVAKYRGNSIGEKLCETFVIIRNIIHEY, from the coding sequence ATGAATATTCTTGTTATTGGAGCACATCCAGATGATGAGGTGTTAGGTGCAGGTGGAACTATTGCAAAGCATATTAGAAATGGGGACAATGTTTTCATAGTTTTATTTTCTGTTGGTCATAAACCAATTCAACCGAAATTAAAAGAACAAGCTTATAGAGCGCTTAATGTTTTTAATATTAAAAAAGAGAATTTATTTTGGTTAGGTTGTAAATCAGGTCAATTTGATTTAGAATCAAAGTTAAAAGTTAATTCTAAATTAGCAGAGATTATTGTAAAAATTAAACCTACAATTGTTTATACTCATTTTTATGGAGATGCACATCAAGATCATAGATTTGTTTTTGATTCTACAATGGTTGCTTGCAGACCACATCAAATAAGAGGAATAAAAACAAAAAACAGTTGGGAAGGGGTAGAAAAAATTTTGTGTTATGAAGTTCCATCATCTACAAATTGGTCAGGAAGATTAAATGAGAATTTCAATCCGACAGAATTCAATGTAATTACAGAACAAGATCTAAAACTGAAAATTAATGCATACAATTGTTATAAAGATGAAGTTAGATCTGGAAATCATCCTAGATCCATAGAATCCTTGAAAACAGTTGCTAAATATAGAGGAAATTCAATAGGTGAAAAATTATGTGAAACGTTTGTCATAATAAGGAATATCATACATGAATATTAA
- a CDS encoding LpxD N-terminal domain-containing protein, giving the protein MILLSEILSYISKKKYSIINQKEIKIRGYAPISSAKKNEFSFCTYLGKKGLEEIKKSNASVILCHSSLKNNIKTKKSTLIFVENPRIWFIRCIKKFFQLNNELKGIHTTANVRTKLIGKDVHIGAYCYIGSEVSIGNNTIIHSHVSISGKTCIGNNVTIKPFATIGYDGFGFEENEKGIWEEFPHIGSVVIEDNVRIGSHTCIDRAIMEETKIGNGTKIDNLVHIGHNAKIGKNCYIVAESVVGGSCIIEDNVFLSIGTRIRNQKTVGRNSLIGLGSVVTKDIPKNSVSFGLPAKVISSRKKYDRTGSPEKIKNNK; this is encoded by the coding sequence ATGATTTTACTATCAGAAATTTTATCTTATATTTCTAAAAAAAAATATTCAATTATTAATCAAAAAGAGATTAAAATTAGAGGATATGCGCCTATATCTTCAGCAAAAAAAAATGAATTCTCATTTTGCACATATTTAGGAAAAAAAGGATTAGAAGAAATAAAAAAATCAAATGCTTCCGTCATTCTATGTCATTCTAGTTTAAAAAATAACATTAAAACAAAAAAATCTACTTTAATTTTTGTTGAAAACCCCCGAATATGGTTTATTCGTTGTATCAAAAAATTTTTTCAGTTAAATAATGAATTAAAAGGAATACACACGACTGCGAATGTAAGAACAAAATTAATCGGAAAAGATGTACATATTGGAGCATATTGTTATATTGGGAGTGAGGTATCTATTGGAAATAATACTATTATACATTCACATGTTTCAATTTCTGGAAAAACGTGTATTGGAAATAATGTTACAATAAAACCATTTGCTACTATTGGTTATGATGGATTTGGATTTGAAGAAAATGAAAAAGGGATATGGGAAGAATTTCCACATATAGGAAGTGTCGTCATTGAAGATAATGTCAGAATAGGATCACACACTTGTATTGACAGAGCAATCATGGAGGAAACAAAAATTGGAAATGGAACAAAAATTGATAATTTAGTACATATTGGACACAATGCCAAAATTGGAAAAAATTGTTACATAGTTGCAGAGTCTGTTGTTGGAGGTAGTTGTATAATTGAAGATAATGTTTTTTTATCAATTGGGACAAGAATAAGAAATCAAAAAACAGTTGGGAGAAATTCTTTAATTGGTTTAGGTTCAGTAGTTACTAAAGATATACCAAAAAATTCAGTATCCTTTGGATTACCAGCAAAAGTTATTTCATCTAGAAAAAAATATGATCGTACAGGTAGTCCAGAAAAAATTAAAAATAATAAATAA
- a CDS encoding glycosyltransferase: MKKIRVAFIYHENNVYLSGKHYDNTYYNFFMKALRQNKEIEIKDFPTKEIFDASALKNKFDIILLWENNDYGMPSEIKGIQELDMPVIAKGADPAGAKKSIKFHKKWKIDYYFHFHHKDFFHEQYPSNFKYKTIIFGLESSLYENIIPYDKRISNKILNSGNVGNMKITSRIINKIRNPKWNALGCYKLRTLCNKLPYVDYTHTLQHEYVGDKYPLLLQKYCSAIAACTYNPLIKYWEIPAAGCLTFMEITKKNRGEFLGYEDEKTVISIDKDNYIEKFEKYLSDPQNNKWKKIAGAGREYTLKKFTNKKAVESLLDLMKALL, encoded by the coding sequence ATGAAAAAGATTAGAGTTGCATTCATTTATCATGAAAATAATGTATATCTTTCTGGAAAACACTATGATAATACATACTATAATTTTTTTATGAAAGCCCTTAGACAAAATAAAGAGATTGAAATAAAAGATTTTCCAACAAAAGAAATTTTTGATGCATCAGCTTTAAAAAATAAATTTGATATAATACTCCTTTGGGAAAATAACGATTATGGAATGCCTTCAGAGATTAAAGGTATTCAAGAATTAGACATGCCTGTCATTGCTAAAGGGGCAGATCCGGCAGGAGCAAAAAAATCCATAAAATTTCACAAAAAATGGAAGATTGATTATTATTTTCATTTTCACCATAAAGATTTTTTTCATGAACAATACCCATCAAATTTTAAGTATAAAACAATAATTTTTGGTCTTGAATCAAGTCTATATGAAAATATAATACCTTATGACAAAAGAATATCAAACAAAATTCTTAATTCAGGAAATGTTGGAAACATGAAAATTACTTCAAGAATAATTAACAAAATACGAAATCCAAAATGGAATGCTTTAGGGTGTTATAAGCTTAGAACCTTATGCAATAAACTTCCATATGTTGATTACACACATACACTCCAACACGAATATGTTGGTGATAAATATCCATTGTTATTACAAAAATATTGTTCTGCTATTGCCGCATGTACATATAATCCTCTAATAAAATATTGGGAAATTCCAGCTGCTGGATGTCTTACTTTTATGGAAATTACAAAGAAAAATAGAGGAGAATTTTTAGGATATGAAGATGAGAAGACGGTTATTTCTATCGATAAGGACAACTATATTGAAAAATTTGAAAAATATTTATCAGATCCTCAAAATAACAAATGGAAAAAAATTGCAGGCGCAGGAAGAGAATATACATTAAAAAAATTTACTAATAAAAAAGCTGTCGAATCATTATTAGATCTTATGAAGGCATTATTATGA
- a CDS encoding sulfotransferase domain-containing protein — translation MWNPLAAKRISKILPNVKLITLFRNPVDRAYSNYYLGIRAGSENLSFEDAIQVELTSLKNPEIASENNLEKYTNPRSYIAKGFYADQLKIWLKLFQHEQLFITSTEDFESKPQKTLDDIYDFLQIPKNLVINLEKYKVSSYPKMKSETREFLVDFYKIHNAKLFNMIGRKFDWDK, via the coding sequence ATTTGGAATCCACTAGCAGCAAAACGTATTTCAAAAATTCTCCCAAACGTGAAATTAATTACTCTTTTTAGAAATCCTGTAGATAGAGCTTATTCCAATTATTATCTAGGTATTAGAGCGGGTTCGGAAAATTTATCATTTGAAGATGCAATTCAAGTTGAATTGACTAGTTTGAAAAATCCTGAAATTGCTTCAGAAAATAATCTTGAAAAATATACTAATCCAAGATCATATATCGCTAAGGGATTTTATGCAGATCAGCTAAAAATTTGGTTAAAATTATTCCAACATGAACAACTATTCATTACTTCTACAGAAGATTTTGAATCTAAGCCTCAAAAAACATTAGATGACATCTATGATTTCTTACAAATTCCAAAAAATCTTGTAATAAATCTTGAAAAATATAAAGTATCTTCATATCCAAAGATGAAAAGTGAAACACGAGAATTTTTAGTTGATTTTTATAAAATACATAATGCTAAGTTATTTAATATGATTGGACGAAAATTTGATTGGGATAAATAA
- a CDS encoding acyltransferase, producing MEDENPTSVNEKELMEYYGYSGTFGNFRMKMKFLRSWILHSIAYSCPHSETTAKIQRLRGVKIGKNCHFSAYVQLDLIYPHLVSIGNNVTFGSNVIVFAHTNPAANLFLKNGEFPRKVAEVKIKSGAVLFPGSIVTAGVTIGENSIISVGSVVTKDVPDYCVVVGNPGRVIKKIDH from the coding sequence ATGGAAGATGAGAACCCTACTTCAGTTAACGAAAAGGAACTAATGGAATATTATGGATATAGTGGAACTTTTGGCAATTTTAGAATGAAGATGAAATTTCTTCGTTCGTGGATATTGCATTCCATTGCTTATTCATGTCCACATTCAGAAACCACAGCAAAAATCCAACGATTAAGAGGAGTCAAAATTGGAAAAAATTGTCATTTTTCTGCATATGTCCAATTAGATTTGATTTATCCCCATTTAGTGAGTATTGGAAATAATGTTACTTTTGGTTCAAATGTAATAGTTTTTGCACATACCAATCCAGCTGCTAATTTATTTTTAAAAAATGGTGAATTTCCTAGAAAAGTTGCAGAAGTAAAAATAAAATCAGGTGCAGTGTTATTTCCAGGTTCAATAGTTACAGCTGGCGTAACTATTGGAGAAAATAGCATAATTTCTGTTGGAAGTGTAGTAACAAAAGATGTACCAGATTATTGTGTTGTTGTAGGAAATCCAGGAAGAGTGATAAAGAAAATTGATCACTGA
- a CDS encoding HAD-IIIC family phosphatase, whose translation MENNFEKSTRIAILSSFTLNGIEEIFKVKCAEKKINCVTYLGGYNQYNQEILNSESKLYQFNPDIAFLILDTRSLLGDLWYSPYSLDAKQRKEFIEKKFEEIKNLIQTFMSISKSKLIISNFPIPTKSNYGIFETKSKFGFQKMIATLNEYLQDFISNLDPVYLFDMNGFVTRHGENNVFDPKQFLFGDIKISLDFIPHLTNDLIGYVIATLGLAKRCIVLDLDNTLWGGIVGEDGFDEIKLGSGPPGNAFVEFQKYLLGLYDRGILLAINSKNNPDDALEVIEKHPDMILRKKYFACMKINWNDKVSNMKEISEELNFGLENFVFIDDDPINREFMKSSLPQVLTVDLTPDPSKHVKILEEMNDFNVLKITYEDSKRGLMYSQQKERKDFEKLSSNLQDFLKNMELKVTIKKADNFTIPRISQLILKTNQFNLTTKRYSLEDIQKFSQDDNMLIGCAQVEDKFGDNGIAGAFIVQKNGTKEWILDTFLLSCRVMGREIEKSILGYIVKTAKDSGVEKIKANFIPTQKNKPIENFLPDCGFKKQDNSWIILLNETFQIPDFITVEEK comes from the coding sequence TTGGAAAATAATTTTGAAAAAAGTACTAGAATAGCAATTTTAAGTAGTTTTACTCTAAATGGAATAGAAGAAATTTTTAAAGTAAAATGTGCTGAGAAAAAAATTAATTGTGTAACTTATCTAGGTGGTTATAATCAATATAATCAAGAAATCTTAAATTCTGAAAGTAAACTTTATCAATTTAACCCTGATATTGCATTTCTAATTTTAGATACTAGAAGTCTTTTAGGCGATTTGTGGTATTCTCCATATTCACTTGATGCAAAACAACGAAAAGAATTTATCGAAAAAAAATTTGAGGAAATAAAAAACTTAATTCAAACATTTATGAGTATATCAAAATCAAAACTTATTATTTCTAATTTCCCTATTCCAACAAAATCTAATTATGGAATTTTTGAGACAAAATCAAAATTTGGTTTTCAAAAAATGATTGCTACATTAAATGAATATTTACAAGATTTTATTTCAAATTTGGATCCTGTATACTTGTTTGATATGAATGGTTTTGTAACTAGACATGGTGAAAATAATGTTTTTGATCCAAAACAGTTTCTTTTTGGAGATATCAAAATTTCTCTTGACTTTATTCCTCATTTAACAAATGATTTGATTGGATATGTAATCGCAACTTTGGGTTTGGCTAAAAGATGTATTGTCTTAGATTTGGATAATACATTATGGGGTGGAATTGTTGGTGAAGATGGTTTTGATGAAATTAAATTAGGATCTGGACCTCCTGGAAATGCCTTTGTCGAATTTCAAAAATATCTATTGGGACTATATGATCGTGGAATTCTACTTGCCATAAATAGTAAAAATAATCCAGATGATGCACTTGAAGTAATTGAAAAACATCCAGACATGATCCTTCGAAAAAAATATTTTGCATGTATGAAAATTAATTGGAATGATAAAGTATCAAATATGAAAGAAATTTCAGAAGAACTAAATTTTGGCCTTGAAAATTTTGTTTTTATTGATGATGATCCGATAAATAGAGAATTTATGAAATCCAGCCTTCCACAAGTTTTAACTGTTGATCTCACCCCGGATCCTTCAAAACATGTAAAAATTTTAGAAGAAATGAATGATTTTAATGTCTTAAAAATAACTTATGAAGATTCTAAAAGAGGTTTGATGTATTCTCAACAAAAAGAAAGAAAAGATTTTGAAAAATTATCTTCCAATCTTCAAGATTTTCTTAAAAATATGGAATTAAAAGTAACTATAAAAAAAGCTGATAATTTCACTATTCCTAGAATTTCCCAATTGATTCTTAAAACTAATCAGTTTAATCTAACTACAAAAAGATATTCATTAGAAGATATCCAAAAATTTTCTCAGGATGACAATATGTTGATTGGATGTGCTCAAGTTGAAGATAAATTTGGAGATAATGGAATTGCTGGTGCATTTATTGTTCAAAAAAATGGGACAAAAGAATGGATATTAGACACTTTTCTTTTGAGTTGTAGAGTAATGGGACGTGAAATTGAAAAAAGTATCCTTGGATATATTGTTAAAACAGCAAAAGATTCTGGTGTAGAAAAAATCAAGGCAAATTTTATTCCAACACAAAAGAATAAACCTATTGAAAATTTCTTACCTGATTGTGGATTCAAAAAACAGGATAATTCCTGGATAATTTTATTAAATGAAACATTTCAAATACCTGATTTTATTACAGTTGAAGAAAAATAA
- a CDS encoding acyl carrier protein, with protein sequence MSEKLYGIIAKVMDIPINEINDNSSPETIPSWDSFNSYILLDELETEFKTEFTIDEVTETKNVSDIKKHLKNHGIILYD encoded by the coding sequence ATGTCTGAAAAACTTTATGGAATTATTGCAAAAGTTATGGATATACCCATCAATGAAATTAATGACAATTCAAGTCCAGAAACAATTCCTAGTTGGGATTCTTTTAATTCTTATATTTTGTTGGATGAATTAGAGACTGAATTTAAAACTGAATTTACAATTGATGAAGTTACGGAAACAAAAAATGTTTCCGATATCAAAAAACATCTAAAGAATCATGGGATTATTTTATATGACTGA
- a CDS encoding MaoC family dehydratase, with product MTEIPSEHNFEDLFIGQKITFSQKINESILTDFATISGDFNPLHMNKEYAANTNFGKRVCHGMLLASFFSQLVGMYLPGKNSLYFSQSLNFRNPCYLGDEIVVEGEIIEKKSALKLITLKTTIHNKTGKCLIDGIAKVIVRE from the coding sequence ATGACTGAAATTCCATCTGAACATAATTTTGAAGATCTTTTTATAGGTCAAAAAATAACTTTTTCTCAAAAAATAAATGAATCAATATTAACTGACTTTGCAACAATCAGTGGAGATTTTAACCCTCTACATATGAATAAGGAATATGCTGCAAACACAAATTTTGGAAAAAGAGTTTGTCATGGAATGCTTTTAGCCTCTTTTTTTTCACAACTTGTTGGAATGTATTTACCAGGAAAAAATTCATTATATTTTTCACAATCATTGAATTTTAGAAATCCCTGTTATTTAGGAGATGAAATAGTTGTAGAAGGTGAGATTATTGAAAAAAAATCTGCCTTAAAATTAATTACTCTGAAAACAACTATTCATAATAAAACTGGAAAATGCTTAATCGATGGAATAGCAAAAGTTATTGTGAGAGAATGA
- a CDS encoding holo-ACP synthase: MIENFGVGIDIIDITRFEKTSFSKKPNFYKKLFLPSEIQYCLKFKKPAEHFAGKFAIKESLKKSILEPISFLDIETYHSNTKLKIKLLNDLNKKYTVLGSISHEKNFAIGIVISEKLN, encoded by the coding sequence ATGATTGAAAATTTTGGTGTAGGAATTGATATAATAGATATAACACGATTTGAAAAAACATCTTTTTCAAAAAAACCAAATTTTTACAAGAAACTATTCCTTCCATCTGAAATCCAATACTGTTTAAAATTCAAAAAACCTGCAGAACATTTTGCTGGAAAATTTGCTATTAAAGAATCTCTAAAAAAATCAATTCTTGAGCCTATATCTTTTCTTGATATTGAAACTTACCATTCAAATACAAAACTAAAGATAAAACTTCTAAATGATTTAAATAAGAAATATACAGTTTTAGGTTCCATTAGCCATGAAAAGAACTTTGCAATTGGTATTGTAATTTCTGAAAAACTAAATTAG
- a CDS encoding helix-turn-helix domain-containing protein, protein MRISKFTLSEKIKIVMELLVQTPVLLNCAENTESSATFYQWVKKFIEAGKASLNEISKDDGHKSLQKESSLKRIIEVDET, encoded by the coding sequence ATGAGAATAAGTAAATTCACCCTTTCAGAGAAGATAAAAATAGTAATGGAATTATTAGTACAAACACCAGTATTGTTGAATTGTGCAGAAAACACAGAATCTTCCGCAACATTTTATCAATGGGTGAAAAAATTCATCGAAGCAGGTAAAGCATCACTTAATGAAATATCAAAAGATGATGGTCACAAATCCCTTCAAAAAGAAAGCTCTCTCAAGCGAATCATAGAGGTGGATGAAACATAA
- a CDS encoding lipopolysaccharide biosynthesis protein, producing MNKKFSITNLYSNFKGLFSIAFADIVTASVSALFWLYVSTLISVESYGELFYLLAIANMTSSISLIGSKHTLLVCIPKNIKLDSALFLLVFVISAISSLVLLLLTSNIELSIYILGSAVFGLGLTHLLGKKSYTDYVKYLFTQKISMVLLSLILNDLMGINGIILGISVSFFIYIPLIIKTFKINKIDFSLLRSNFQFLMYSYFIELISVSGKHIDKFVIVPLLGLTIMGNYQLGIQFIGLFQLFPLILLKYTIPIDAIKNSNKNLKIAMILFSSCLTILIIFLTPVLIPLFFQKFIYVVNIIQILSFSLVPFTISTIYVSKFYANKNSKIVSISNLIFVLSFVLFVIIFYTILDVIGMSIIYVVSSIFAVLFYFIVDLRNKILKS from the coding sequence ATGAATAAAAAATTCTCAATTACAAATTTATATTCAAATTTTAAAGGTTTGTTTTCTATTGCTTTTGCAGATATTGTTACTGCATCTGTTTCTGCATTATTTTGGTTATATGTATCAACATTGATAAGTGTGGAATCTTATGGTGAACTTTTCTATCTACTTGCCATTGCAAATATGACATCATCTATTTCTTTAATAGGATCAAAACATACTTTGTTAGTTTGTATACCTAAAAATATAAAGTTAGATTCAGCATTATTTTTACTAGTATTTGTTATTAGTGCTATTTCATCATTGGTATTATTACTATTAACTTCAAATATTGAATTGAGTATCTATATTTTGGGATCTGCTGTCTTTGGATTGGGATTAACTCATCTTCTTGGAAAAAAATCTTATACAGATTATGTAAAGTATTTATTTACTCAAAAAATTTCTATGGTTTTACTATCACTAATATTAAATGATTTGATGGGAATAAATGGAATAATTTTAGGAATATCTGTTTCATTTTTTATATACATTCCATTAATAATTAAAACATTCAAAATAAATAAAATTGATTTTTCTTTATTGCGATCTAATTTTCAATTTTTAATGTATTCTTATTTTATTGAGCTGATTTCAGTATCAGGCAAACATATTGATAAATTTGTTATTGTTCCACTATTAGGACTTACTATAATGGGAAACTATCAACTGGGAATTCAATTCATTGGCCTATTCCAACTATTCCCTTTAATTCTTCTAAAATACACTATTCCTATTGATGCAATTAAAAACTCTAATAAAAATTTGAAGATTGCTATGATCTTATTCTCATCTTGTTTAACTATCTTAATTATTTTTTTAACTCCTGTATTGATTCCATTGTTTTTTCAAAAATTTATTTACGTGGTAAATATAATTCAAATATTAAGTTTTTCACTTGTTCCTTTTACAATATCAACAATTTATGTATCAAAGTTTTATGCAAATAAAAATTCAAAAATAGTTTCAATTAGTAATCTGATATTTGTTTTAAGTTTTGTTTTATTTGTAATTATTTTTTATACTATTTTAGATGTGATTGGAATGTCTATCATCTATGTCGTATCCAGTATTTTTGCTGTATTATTTTATTTCATAGTAGATTTAAGAAATAAAATTTTAAAATCTTAA